A section of the Aminiphilus circumscriptus DSM 16581 genome encodes:
- a CDS encoding NAD(P)-dependent oxidoreductase, translating to MSGTGRAFSIGETTVLEAREGSTTMRVLFADTIFEKVFGRAGVSLEGHEVRMATPETLFDELPRAEAVILPPLAFGEKHLAAAPNLRLVQQWGVGVENIDLEACRRRNVPVCNVPSRGTGNGESVAEMVLLHLLLLSRRFAASQENLRKGRLHAPLGSTLWGKRACVVGLGNLGHCIVERLLCLGVTVVGVNRTLREEHAFWGMEQVFPLHALGEAVRGCHFIVLAVPETAETRGLVNAEVLNAMENGAFLVNVSRGSVVVRKDLEEALRTKRLGGVGLDVFWEEPPSPEDPLLSLPEVVATPHLGGVTREAHEGIARFVLENLNRVARGEAPLSRVTD from the coding sequence ATGTCGGGTACGGGAAGGGCATTTTCCATCGGAGAGACCACGGTTCTTGAAGCAAGGGAGGGATCGACAACCATGCGGGTTCTCTTTGCGGACACCATTTTCGAAAAGGTCTTCGGACGGGCGGGAGTCTCCCTGGAAGGACACGAGGTGCGGATGGCCACGCCGGAGACGCTCTTCGACGAGCTTCCCCGGGCGGAGGCGGTGATTCTTCCGCCGCTTGCTTTCGGAGAGAAGCACCTCGCCGCGGCGCCGAATCTGCGCCTGGTGCAGCAATGGGGTGTGGGCGTGGAAAACATCGATCTGGAGGCGTGCCGCCGGAGGAACGTGCCGGTCTGCAACGTCCCCTCCAGGGGAACGGGAAACGGAGAAAGCGTCGCCGAGATGGTGCTTCTCCATCTCCTCCTCCTCTCCAGGCGTTTCGCCGCGAGCCAGGAGAATCTGCGCAAAGGGCGGCTTCACGCGCCGCTGGGGAGCACGCTCTGGGGAAAACGGGCCTGCGTGGTGGGACTGGGCAATCTGGGGCACTGCATCGTCGAACGCCTTCTCTGTCTCGGCGTGACGGTGGTGGGCGTCAACCGAACACTCCGGGAGGAACACGCCTTCTGGGGGATGGAGCAGGTTTTTCCTCTGCACGCCCTCGGCGAGGCCGTCCGGGGATGCCACTTCATCGTTCTCGCCGTTCCCGAGACCGCGGAAACGCGGGGACTCGTGAACGCCGAGGTGCTGAACGCCATGGAGAACGGAGCGTTTCTCGTAAACGTGAGCCGGGGCAGCGTGGTAGTCCGCAAGGACTTGGAGGAGGCGCTCCGGACGAAGCGTCTCGGAGGCGTGGGGCTCGATGTGTTCTGGGAGGAACCTCCCTCTCCGGAGGATCCGCTTCTCTCCCTCCCCGAAGTCGTTGCCACGCCCCATCTCGGCGGCGTGACCCGGGAAGCCCACGAAGGTATCGCCCGGTTCGTTCTGGAAAACCTGAACCGCGTCGCCCGAGGAGAAGCGCCGCTCTCTCGCGTCACCGACTGA
- a CDS encoding PstS family phosphate ABC transporter substrate-binding protein, with protein sequence MKRYLIGTAAVLCGVLLAGAAFAGDLKMNGSTTVLPIGQAAAEKFMASNSDVKITVSGGGSGNGIKALIDGTTDIAMASRPMKDKEKSDAEAKGVKPFEIKVAIDALCAMVHPSNPVNDLSLEQLKEIYMGKIENWKAVGGEEKAIAVVGRDTSSGTFGTWEEMVMHGEKVTPKALVTASAGALLQTVAKNPLAIGYDGIAYINDSVKALKVGGVEANAANAKSGAYPLSRFLFLYTNGEPQGDAKAFVDYLLSPEGQKIVEQVGYIPLN encoded by the coding sequence ATGAAGCGGTATCTGATCGGCACGGCGGCGGTTCTTTGTGGTGTGCTCCTGGCGGGAGCGGCGTTTGCGGGCGACCTGAAGATGAACGGTTCCACCACGGTTCTTCCCATCGGCCAGGCTGCGGCGGAGAAATTCATGGCCTCCAACAGCGACGTGAAGATCACTGTCTCCGGCGGTGGCAGCGGTAACGGCATCAAGGCCCTTATCGACGGCACCACGGACATCGCCATGGCATCCCGCCCGATGAAGGACAAGGAGAAGAGCGATGCCGAGGCCAAGGGTGTGAAGCCCTTCGAGATCAAGGTGGCCATCGACGCTCTCTGTGCCATGGTGCACCCCTCCAACCCCGTGAACGATCTCTCTCTGGAGCAGCTCAAGGAAATCTACATGGGCAAGATCGAGAACTGGAAGGCCGTTGGCGGCGAAGAGAAGGCCATCGCCGTGGTGGGACGCGACACCAGCTCCGGAACCTTCGGCACCTGGGAGGAAATGGTCATGCACGGCGAGAAGGTCACTCCCAAGGCGCTCGTCACCGCTTCCGCCGGTGCGCTGCTCCAGACCGTCGCGAAGAATCCCCTCGCCATCGGCTATGACGGTATCGCCTACATCAACGACTCCGTGAAGGCTCTGAAGGTGGGCGGCGTGGAAGCCAACGCGGCGAACGCCAAGAGTGGCGCCTATCCCCTCAGCCGCTTCCTCTTCCTCTACACGAACGGCGAACCTCAGGGCGACGCGAAGGCCTTCGTGGACTACCTGCTGAGCCCCGAGGGGCAGAAGATCGTCGAGCAGGTGGGCTACATCCCCCTCAACTAG
- the pstB gene encoding phosphate ABC transporter ATP-binding protein PstB, translating to MPAATPKFLVRALNLHYGEHHALKNVEMDIAPKSVTAFIGPSGCGKSTFLRCLNRMNDFILGCRVEGEIKLDGMDIYAASTDVIALRRKVGMVFQRPNPFPSSIWENVAYGPKLHGVRNKDVLQEIVESSLKGAALWEEVQDKLHTPALALSGGQQQRLCIARAIAVEPEVLLMDEPTSALDPLGTARIEELVRELKERYTVVIVTHNMQQAARISDMTCFFLMGETIEMGPTQEIFTSPQDRRTEDYITGRFG from the coding sequence ATGCCTGCGGCGACGCCGAAATTTCTCGTACGCGCCCTCAACCTCCACTACGGGGAACATCATGCCCTGAAGAATGTGGAGATGGACATCGCCCCCAAGTCGGTGACGGCCTTCATCGGCCCCTCGGGATGCGGCAAGAGCACCTTTCTCCGCTGCCTGAACAGGATGAACGACTTCATCCTGGGGTGCCGCGTCGAGGGGGAGATCAAACTTGACGGCATGGACATCTATGCCGCCTCCACGGACGTGATCGCCCTGCGGCGAAAGGTGGGCATGGTCTTCCAGCGACCGAATCCATTTCCTTCGTCCATCTGGGAGAACGTGGCCTACGGTCCAAAGCTCCACGGCGTCCGGAACAAGGATGTCCTTCAGGAGATCGTCGAGTCGAGCCTGAAGGGCGCGGCGCTTTGGGAGGAAGTGCAGGACAAGCTCCACACTCCGGCCCTGGCTCTTTCGGGAGGGCAGCAGCAGCGCCTCTGCATCGCCAGGGCCATCGCGGTGGAGCCGGAGGTTCTTCTCATGGACGAGCCCACCTCCGCCCTCGATCCTCTTGGAACGGCCCGTATCGAAGAACTCGTCAGAGAACTCAAGGAACGTTATACTGTCGTCATTGTGACGCACAACATGCAGCAAGCCGCCCGCATCTCCGACATGACCTGTTTCTTCCTCATGGGAGAGACCATCGAGATGGGGCCCACCCAGGAGATCTTCACGTCTCCCCAGGATCGCAGAACCGAGGACTACATCACGGGGCGTTTCGGTTAG
- the pstC gene encoding phosphate ABC transporter permease subunit PstC: MKDSDTLRGDRIPKRVITVLASTGMAIMLFILYFLLREGLPVLRHASLGELLLGSYWYPTYDPPEFGMFPLVVGSLAVTALASLLAVPVSLGLAAFISEVCPRSLREIFKPILEVLGFFPSVVLGFIGMVVIAPWLQERFSILTGLNLMNASILMGIMIVPVVASLAEDAMAAVPKDLRDAAYALGSTRWETISRVVIPSALPGILQACLLGVMRAVGETMVVLMASGGAALIPRSVLDPVRPLTSTIAAEMGETPVGSDHYFALFFAGILLLVITLGINVAAMWVERRGLRWRG, encoded by the coding sequence ATGAAAGATTCCGATACCCTGCGCGGTGATCGCATACCAAAAAGGGTCATAACCGTGCTTGCGTCCACGGGCATGGCGATCATGCTCTTCATTCTCTATTTCCTGCTCCGCGAGGGGCTGCCGGTGCTGCGGCACGCCTCGCTGGGGGAGCTGCTCCTCGGTTCCTACTGGTATCCCACCTACGATCCTCCCGAGTTCGGCATGTTTCCCCTCGTCGTGGGCTCTCTGGCGGTGACGGCTCTGGCGTCGCTCCTCGCCGTGCCGGTAAGCCTCGGCCTTGCAGCCTTCATCTCCGAGGTCTGTCCCAGATCGCTCCGGGAGATCTTCAAACCCATTCTGGAGGTGTTGGGATTTTTTCCCTCGGTGGTGCTTGGATTCATCGGCATGGTGGTCATCGCTCCCTGGCTCCAGGAACGCTTTTCCATTCTCACGGGGCTCAATCTGATGAACGCCTCGATCCTCATGGGAATCATGATCGTGCCCGTGGTGGCCTCTCTCGCGGAGGATGCCATGGCCGCGGTGCCCAAGGATCTCCGGGACGCCGCCTACGCCCTGGGTTCCACCCGGTGGGAGACCATCTCCCGGGTCGTGATCCCCTCGGCGCTTCCGGGCATTCTTCAGGCGTGCCTGCTGGGTGTCATGCGCGCCGTGGGGGAGACCATGGTGGTCCTCATGGCCTCGGGAGGCGCCGCCTTGATCCCCCGGTCGGTGCTCGATCCGGTCCGTCCCCTCACATCCACCATCGCCGCGGAGATGGGGGAGACCCCGGTTGGTTCCGACCACTACTTTGCGCTCTTCTTCGCGGGGATTCTGCTTTTGGTCATCACCCTGGGCATCAACGTGGCCGCCATGTGGGTGGAGCGGAGAGGATTGCGGTGGCGGGGATGA
- a CDS encoding HAMP domain-containing histidine kinase: protein MRHLRTRLFFLLAVSLLLCFALGWLFQSVVLRDRLSDYAARELDGRLEASLLALERSDSSEWRTVLEELGKALRCRITVIAPDGKVLVDSEADAATLENHRNRPEVQVALAEGHGSDTRYSQSVKKNMLYVARFVPVHGEALVVRTAFPLALLRDVLSAGRLSLGAALLLAAAASLFLGTLFLRQLVQPIQALVKAVNKGGPISLPPLPVRPSAEVQELALALKNMAERNEQILQQLQEERTYLERILASLPVGVLVVNREGKIRYENPPLGKLLRMPSQKGHPFQGVLRSPELVELLEDALRGRDGTCNVVLREEQRFLLAQAVSVAGGAIAVLQDMTERHLLEESRKAFVADAGHELQTPLTIIRAAAELLLEEGSSENQRSYLERILEQQERISALMDDLLLLSRLDSGTAVPLDLTEEVDLAELCRVAREEAALHPLAEHLEWEVDLPESAPFTGWSEGLLRCVTNLLDNAVKYTAGRFEANPGGKISLRMVRDDLLQAWRIVVADNGIGIPETMRHCIFERFRRGDASRVRNGKAKGGYGLGLAIVKRMAELHGGSVLLEESDEGAAFTIVLPDPPSGASQREETPERG from the coding sequence GTGAGACACCTCCGGACCCGACTCTTTTTTCTTCTCGCGGTCTCCCTTCTCTTGTGCTTCGCCCTCGGGTGGCTCTTCCAGTCCGTGGTTCTTCGGGATCGCCTGAGTGACTACGCCGCCCGCGAACTCGACGGGCGTCTGGAGGCGTCGCTCCTCGCCCTTGAACGGAGCGATTCCTCGGAATGGCGCACCGTCCTGGAGGAACTCGGCAAGGCCCTGCGGTGCCGGATCACCGTCATCGCTCCCGACGGCAAAGTCCTCGTCGATTCCGAGGCCGATGCGGCGACTCTGGAGAACCACCGGAACCGTCCGGAGGTACAGGTCGCCCTTGCGGAAGGACACGGCTCGGACACCCGGTACAGCCAGTCGGTGAAGAAGAACATGCTCTACGTGGCCCGCTTCGTTCCCGTGCATGGGGAAGCTCTGGTGGTGCGCACCGCCTTTCCCCTCGCGCTGCTTCGGGACGTGCTTTCCGCGGGGCGGCTCTCCCTCGGTGCGGCACTGCTTTTGGCTGCGGCTGCATCGCTTTTTCTGGGCACCCTTTTCCTGAGGCAGCTCGTGCAGCCCATCCAGGCCCTGGTAAAGGCCGTCAACAAGGGCGGTCCCATCTCCCTGCCGCCCCTTCCCGTGCGTCCCAGCGCGGAGGTGCAGGAACTCGCCCTGGCGTTGAAGAACATGGCCGAGCGCAATGAACAGATTCTCCAGCAGCTTCAGGAGGAGCGGACCTATCTGGAGCGCATTCTCGCCTCCCTCCCCGTGGGAGTCCTCGTGGTGAACCGGGAGGGAAAGATCCGCTACGAAAATCCTCCTCTGGGAAAGCTGCTCCGCATGCCCTCCCAGAAAGGACATCCTTTCCAGGGTGTCCTGCGAAGCCCCGAGCTCGTGGAGCTTCTGGAGGATGCCCTTCGGGGGCGGGACGGAACCTGCAACGTGGTCCTTCGGGAGGAGCAGCGCTTTCTCCTTGCCCAGGCGGTCTCCGTGGCGGGAGGCGCCATCGCGGTCCTCCAGGACATGACGGAACGCCACCTCCTGGAGGAGTCCCGAAAGGCCTTCGTGGCCGACGCGGGGCACGAGCTCCAGACCCCCCTCACCATCATCCGTGCCGCGGCGGAACTGCTTCTGGAGGAGGGAAGCTCGGAAAACCAGCGTTCCTATCTGGAGCGCATCCTCGAACAGCAGGAGCGCATCAGCGCCCTCATGGACGACCTCCTTCTCCTTTCCCGCCTTGATTCGGGAACGGCGGTTCCCCTGGATCTCACCGAGGAGGTGGACCTGGCCGAGCTCTGCCGTGTCGCCCGGGAGGAGGCGGCGCTCCACCCCCTGGCGGAACACCTGGAATGGGAGGTGGATCTCCCCGAATCCGCCCCCTTCACGGGATGGAGCGAGGGGCTGCTGCGCTGCGTCACCAATCTCCTGGACAACGCCGTGAAGTACACCGCCGGGCGGTTCGAGGCGAACCCCGGCGGAAAGATCTCCCTCCGCATGGTCCGGGACGACCTGCTCCAGGCCTGGCGTATTGTCGTCGCCGACAACGGCATCGGCATTCCCGAGACGATGCGACATTGCATCTTCGAGCGCTTCCGCAGGGGTGACGCAAGCCGGGTGCGGAACGGCAAGGCCAAGGGCGGCTACGGCCTCGGTCTCGCCATCGTGAAGCGCATGGCGGAGCTGCATGGTGGCAGTGTTCTCCTGGAGGAGTCGGACGAGGGCGCCGCCTTCACCATCGTCCTTCCCGATCCCCCTTCCGGCGCGTCACAGCGCGAAGAGACTCCGGAACGTGGCTGA
- the pstA gene encoding phosphate ABC transporter permease PstA yields MAGMKTARRSNGSAYAGQGAGTLPEVRAGRVVKDKLVTVLLWCTMGGIVLLLGGILIFLSARGAGVLSWDFFLEPPREAMTQGGVYPAIVGTFQLILVSMAFAFPMGVATAVYLVEYARDDFFTRTVRLAIRSLAGVPSVVFGLFGLSFFAVFLGFGPCLLSAGLTLGCLALPIMVGAAESALRSVPQDYRDASYAMGATRWQTIYKVVLPAAFPSILTGGILSVGRVAGETAPIIFTGAAFYAPHVAKSLFQEVMALPYHILVLATAGTNIEMTRPIQYGTVLVLLIIVLGTTLIGILWRARLRLKNVR; encoded by the coding sequence GTGGCGGGGATGAAGACCGCACGAAGGTCGAACGGAAGCGCCTATGCCGGCCAGGGCGCGGGAACCCTGCCGGAGGTGCGCGCCGGCCGGGTTGTGAAGGACAAGCTCGTCACGGTCCTTCTCTGGTGTACCATGGGAGGGATTGTCCTCCTGCTGGGAGGCATTCTGATCTTCCTCTCCGCCCGGGGCGCGGGAGTGCTCTCCTGGGATTTCTTCCTGGAGCCCCCGCGGGAGGCCATGACCCAGGGCGGGGTCTACCCCGCCATCGTGGGGACCTTCCAGCTCATTCTCGTCTCCATGGCCTTCGCCTTTCCCATGGGTGTGGCCACGGCGGTGTATCTCGTGGAGTACGCCCGGGACGATTTCTTCACCCGCACGGTGCGCCTGGCCATCCGGAGCCTTGCGGGCGTTCCGTCGGTGGTGTTCGGCCTTTTCGGGCTCTCTTTCTTTGCGGTCTTCCTCGGGTTCGGCCCCTGTCTTCTCTCCGCGGGGCTCACCCTGGGATGTCTCGCCCTGCCCATCATGGTGGGCGCCGCCGAATCGGCTCTGCGATCCGTCCCCCAGGACTATCGGGATGCCTCCTACGCCATGGGAGCCACCCGGTGGCAGACCATCTACAAGGTGGTTCTTCCCGCGGCGTTTCCCTCGATTCTCACGGGAGGAATCCTCAGCGTCGGGCGTGTGGCGGGGGAGACGGCGCCCATCATCTTCACCGGAGCGGCCTTCTACGCCCCTCACGTGGCGAAGAGCCTCTTCCAGGAGGTCATGGCCCTGCCGTACCACATTCTCGTGCTGGCCACGGCGGGGACCAACATCGAGATGACCCGGCCCATCCAGTACGGGACGGTGCTGGTTCTCCTCATCATCGTTCTTGGAACGACGCTCATCGGCATTCTCTGGCGGGCACGGCTCCGCCTGAAGAATGTGCGGTGA
- a CDS encoding NAD(P)H-dependent flavin oxidoreductase, with translation MTNPTLTLGKHTPVFPLIQGGMGVMISGPRLAGAAAKAGGIGTIASVGVACASPHYNGRNYFEANRLALRDALRDARRIAPEGILAVNCMVALTDYETHIQAACEGGTDVIISGAGLPLKLPELTRDFPQVALVPIVSSTRAAQLVLRKWEKSYGRLPDGFVVETPLHAGGHLGATKMEHVTAREFSLEEVVPELVAYLEEEVKADIPVIAAGGIWNREDMQRAFALGARGVQMGTRFACTEECDASDRFKQAYLDAKDEDVVVIMSPVGIPGRAIKNPFVAKYLEGDVTSKPCIANCLSHCSYKKDRKAFCIAQALVDAYRGDWEEGLFFCGDNVSRCSSIETVEGIFRELFGDA, from the coding sequence ATGACCAATCCGACACTCACCCTGGGAAAGCACACACCTGTATTTCCGCTGATCCAGGGAGGCATGGGCGTCATGATCTCCGGACCCCGCCTCGCCGGCGCCGCGGCGAAAGCGGGAGGCATCGGCACCATCGCCAGTGTCGGCGTCGCCTGTGCGTCGCCGCACTACAACGGAAGGAACTACTTCGAGGCAAACCGACTGGCATTGCGTGACGCGCTCCGGGATGCCCGCCGGATCGCTCCGGAGGGCATCCTTGCGGTGAACTGCATGGTCGCTCTCACGGACTACGAAACCCACATCCAGGCAGCCTGCGAAGGAGGCACGGACGTGATCATCTCCGGCGCCGGACTTCCGCTCAAGCTTCCGGAACTCACCAGGGACTTTCCCCAGGTCGCCCTGGTGCCCATCGTGAGTTCCACCAGGGCGGCACAGCTCGTACTCCGGAAATGGGAGAAGTCCTATGGGAGGCTGCCCGACGGATTCGTGGTCGAGACACCTCTTCACGCGGGAGGACACCTTGGAGCGACGAAGATGGAACACGTGACGGCCCGGGAATTTTCCCTTGAGGAGGTCGTTCCCGAATTGGTGGCGTACCTCGAGGAGGAAGTGAAGGCGGACATCCCGGTCATTGCCGCGGGAGGAATCTGGAATCGCGAGGACATGCAGCGCGCCTTCGCCCTTGGAGCCCGGGGCGTCCAGATGGGGACACGCTTTGCCTGCACCGAGGAGTGCGACGCCTCGGACCGCTTCAAACAGGCCTATCTCGACGCGAAGGACGAGGACGTGGTGGTCATCATGAGCCCCGTGGGCATTCCGGGACGGGCCATCAAAAACCCCTTCGTCGCGAAGTATCTCGAAGGGGACGTGACGAGCAAACCCTGCATCGCCAACTGCCTCTCCCACTGCTCCTACAAGAAGGACCGCAAGGCCTTCTGCATCGCCCAGGCCCTCGTGGACGCCTATCGCGGCGATTGGGAGGAGGGACTCTTCTTCTGCGGCGACAACGTATCCCGCTGTTCCTCCATCGAGACGGTGGAGGGGATTTTCCGAGAACTCTTCGGAGACGCCTGA
- a CDS encoding 4Fe-4S binding protein — MAKAVVDKDVCVGCEACVGTCPVSAIAMNDGKAQVDADSCVECGACVAACPVSAISQ; from the coding sequence ATGGCAAAGGCAGTAGTTGACAAGGATGTGTGTGTCGGATGTGAGGCCTGCGTGGGCACCTGCCCCGTGAGCGCCATCGCCATGAACGACGGCAAAGCCCAGGTTGATGCTGACAGTTGCGTCGAGTGCGGTGCCTGCGTGGCCGCTTGCCCCGTGAGCGCCATCTCTCAGTAG
- the phoU gene encoding phosphate signaling complex protein PhoU has product MDSMNMRKAFDTELKRLETDLLKLGNLAQDAVMKGVWALKEQDVRLAEEVLRGDDVLDSLTGNIDAQCLQIIARFQPVALDLRTLSAILHMAVDLERIGDYGVSLAKAAKALSRERLIKPLLDIPRMAQILKEMIDTALGAFLDRSAEEARKVCLMDDQMDDIQEQIFRELLLIMMENPRTIEQATRLLFVARTLERAGDHATNLAERTIYMVTGKVEKSSAIRRPKEEE; this is encoded by the coding sequence ATGGATTCCATGAACATGCGAAAAGCTTTCGATACGGAACTGAAACGCCTTGAGACGGATCTTCTCAAGCTGGGGAATCTGGCCCAGGATGCAGTCATGAAGGGCGTGTGGGCACTGAAGGAACAGGATGTGCGCCTCGCCGAGGAGGTCCTCAGAGGCGACGATGTCCTCGATAGCCTCACGGGAAACATCGATGCCCAGTGTCTCCAGATCATCGCCCGTTTCCAGCCCGTGGCGCTCGATCTGCGCACTCTCTCGGCGATCCTCCACATGGCGGTGGATCTGGAGCGCATCGGCGACTACGGCGTGAGCCTCGCAAAGGCGGCCAAGGCACTCTCCAGAGAGCGCCTCATCAAGCCTCTGCTGGATATCCCCCGCATGGCCCAGATTCTCAAGGAGATGATCGATACGGCCCTGGGGGCCTTTCTGGACCGGAGCGCCGAGGAGGCGCGCAAGGTCTGTCTCATGGACGACCAGATGGACGACATCCAGGAGCAGATCTTTCGGGAACTCCTTCTCATCATGATGGAGAACCCGAGGACCATCGAACAGGCCACGCGGCTCCTCTTCGTGGCGCGCACGCTGGAGCGGGCGGGAGACCACGCCACGAACCTCGCCGAGCGGACCATCTACATGGTGACGGGGAAGGTGGAGAAGTCCTCCGCCATCCGGCGTCCCAAGGAGGAGGAATGA
- a CDS encoding ubiquitin-like protein — translation MFSDLRRRGHRSCRRTFFAVLLAAALFAVFGSAAQAMQIFVKEKGAEGTITLEVEAGDSIESVKAKIQDKKGYVPERQRLFFDGVELENEKTLSDYEIQKETTLLLVLVWTVSGDVAAACEACVKGVDVRILSGDGVTLLHTVATDGNGVYSKDLEGGATYRILVLPSVFCEYTPAIRTVSLGNEELQVPTFTAVRSCATPTPTRAPTPEPTLSPSPTPRPTATPVPTTPVTPTPEPFVTPRPTLSPEPTLPPRPPEEPLPTEVPRPSPTGVAPSPPPPFSPGLVGAFVGGAGHYIVRSISDDPLGLQRAWNVEDAILNGGGGDGAFDAAAWGGDGARARELIAAWLGVPDINGANASLLVAPAILVSADMMTGPLFVSMDIQREPSEETIARGVFLAVSTFDTTTRAMNGFSLLLPSEKGKGPFSPLVAEEGASWVIEENFRYTVEDNASLDEEGLRGTITTEFSLVSVAVNRDRVTVTTPTVEPTPENPSGSGGGGCSAGFASPVLLLFVLPLLLSLES, via the coding sequence ATGTTTTCCGACCTCCGTCGGCGGGGACATCGGTCCTGTCGCCGCACCTTTTTCGCGGTGCTTCTCGCGGCGGCTCTTTTCGCCGTGTTCGGATCCGCGGCCCAGGCGATGCAGATCTTCGTGAAGGAAAAGGGCGCAGAAGGCACGATCACGCTTGAAGTGGAGGCGGGAGACTCCATTGAGAGTGTGAAGGCGAAGATCCAGGATAAGAAAGGCTATGTGCCGGAGAGACAGCGTCTCTTTTTCGATGGCGTGGAGTTGGAGAACGAAAAAACGCTCTCGGACTACGAAATCCAGAAGGAGACGACGCTTCTCCTTGTTTTGGTGTGGACCGTCAGTGGCGACGTGGCGGCTGCTTGCGAGGCCTGTGTGAAGGGCGTGGACGTGAGGATTCTGAGCGGCGACGGCGTGACCCTTCTTCACACCGTCGCCACCGATGGCAACGGTGTCTACTCGAAGGATCTCGAGGGAGGAGCGACCTATCGGATTCTCGTTCTTCCCTCTGTTTTCTGTGAATACACCCCGGCGATCCGGACCGTCTCCCTCGGCAATGAGGAGTTGCAGGTTCCCACGTTCACGGCGGTCCGCTCCTGCGCTACCCCCACCCCGACGCGGGCTCCCACGCCGGAACCGACTCTGTCTCCGTCCCCGACGCCGAGGCCCACCGCGACGCCCGTGCCGACCACCCCGGTAACACCGACGCCGGAGCCTTTCGTGACGCCGAGGCCGACTCTCTCTCCCGAACCGACGCTTCCTCCCCGTCCTCCGGAGGAGCCTCTTCCCACGGAGGTTCCCCGTCCGTCCCCCACGGGGGTCGCACCGTCGCCCCCACCGCCCTTCAGTCCGGGTCTCGTTGGTGCCTTCGTGGGAGGAGCCGGACACTACATCGTCCGCTCCATTTCCGACGATCCTTTGGGACTTCAGAGGGCGTGGAACGTGGAGGACGCCATCCTGAACGGCGGTGGCGGGGATGGTGCCTTTGATGCCGCCGCATGGGGCGGGGACGGTGCGCGGGCAAGGGAGCTCATCGCCGCGTGGCTCGGGGTTCCGGACATCAACGGGGCCAACGCGTCTCTCCTCGTCGCCCCGGCGATTCTCGTCAGTGCCGACATGATGACCGGTCCGCTCTTCGTCTCCATGGACATTCAGCGGGAGCCGAGCGAAGAGACCATCGCCCGCGGCGTTTTTCTCGCCGTGTCCACCTTCGACACGACGACCCGGGCGATGAACGGCTTTTCTCTGCTTCTTCCCTCGGAGAAGGGAAAAGGCCCCTTCTCCCCGCTTGTCGCCGAAGAGGGCGCGTCCTGGGTCATCGAGGAAAATTTTCGCTACACTGTGGAGGACAACGCCTCCCTGGACGAGGAAGGGCTCCGTGGAACCATCACGACGGAGTTTTCTCTGGTCTCCGTGGCGGTGAACAGAGACCGTGTGACGGTCACCACGCCGACGGTCGAACCCACGCCTGAAAATCCTTCGGGGTCGGGAGGCGGTGGATGTTCCGCCGGGTTCGCTTCGCCGGTACTTCTACTGTTTGTCCTTCCTCTGCTGTTGTCTCTGGAGTCATGA
- a CDS encoding response regulator transcription factor → MTGQRILIVEDEEALGDLVAEGLRRHGFSVERASDGDTALDMAETVLPDLILLDLMLPKMDGWEVCRRLRSAPATRDIPVLMLTARRDEKDVVAGLELGADDYVRKPFSMSELAARVKAILRRASRKVSTEAVIAEGPLTLDATAQMFYLDQGVLDLSPTEYRLLETLIRRKGQVISREELLAKVWGYYGGDTRTVDVHVSRLRKKVDPDPEHPRLVHTVRGRGYRLRWEQGDDA, encoded by the coding sequence ATGACGGGGCAACGCATTCTCATCGTCGAGGATGAGGAGGCCCTGGGAGATCTTGTGGCCGAGGGTCTCCGCAGGCACGGTTTCTCCGTGGAGCGCGCCTCCGACGGCGACACCGCCCTGGATATGGCCGAGACGGTTTTGCCGGACCTGATCCTTTTGGATCTCATGCTGCCGAAGATGGACGGCTGGGAGGTTTGCCGCCGTCTCCGCTCCGCTCCGGCCACGCGGGACATTCCCGTTCTCATGCTCACCGCCCGGCGGGACGAGAAGGACGTGGTGGCGGGGCTCGAACTGGGGGCGGACGACTACGTGCGGAAACCTTTCTCCATGTCCGAGTTGGCCGCCCGGGTCAAAGCCATTCTGCGCCGGGCGTCGCGGAAGGTTTCCACCGAGGCGGTCATCGCCGAAGGTCCCCTGACCCTGGATGCCACGGCCCAGATGTTCTACCTCGACCAGGGCGTGCTGGACCTGAGCCCCACGGAGTACCGCCTGCTGGAGACGCTCATCCGCCGCAAAGGTCAGGTGATCTCCCGGGAGGAACTCCTCGCCAAGGTCTGGGGCTATTACGGCGGCGACACCCGCACGGTGGACGTTCACGTGTCGCGGCTCCGCAAGAAGGTGGATCCCGATCCGGAGCATCCCCGGCTGGTGCACACCGTGCGCGGGCGGGGATACCGGCTGCGCTGGGAACAAGGAGACGACGCGTGA